A window of Roseovarius sp. THAF27 contains these coding sequences:
- a CDS encoding ADP-ribosylglycohydrolase family protein produces the protein MQKPFSEDEAVGMLVGLAVGDAVGTTLEFRERGTFAPITDMVGGGPFNLAPGKWTDDTSMAMCLAQMLRSANGWDAEDAMKRFVNWRDNGYLSSTRVCFDIGMQTDAALTRFQQTGNPYSGAVEDEKSGNGGIMRLAPVVIAYGAAKESAMAVARLQSRLTHASPLCQRAAANMAEFLVTGDRSLLPCPEAPPDEASGYVVHTLHAAFWALTQGDTFRDVVLAGVNLGGDADTVGAVVGQMAGRLYGYGGIPEEWRARLYDHDKIKTAAQDLYALRPIDL, from the coding sequence ATGCAAAAGCCGTTCAGCGAAGACGAAGCCGTGGGGATGCTGGTGGGGCTGGCCGTGGGCGACGCGGTTGGAACGACGCTGGAATTCCGCGAACGCGGCACCTTCGCGCCGATCACGGACATGGTGGGCGGTGGGCCGTTCAACCTCGCCCCCGGCAAGTGGACAGATGACACCTCGATGGCGATGTGCCTGGCGCAGATGCTGCGCTCGGCCAATGGCTGGGATGCCGAGGATGCGATGAAGAGGTTCGTGAACTGGCGCGACAACGGTTATCTGTCGTCGACCCGGGTGTGCTTCGATATCGGCATGCAGACCGACGCGGCCCTGACCCGGTTTCAGCAGACAGGGAATCCGTATTCCGGAGCGGTGGAGGACGAAAAGAGTGGCAACGGCGGCATCATGCGGCTGGCGCCGGTGGTGATCGCCTACGGCGCGGCGAAGGAAAGCGCGATGGCGGTGGCGCGCCTGCAAAGCCGCCTGACCCACGCCAGCCCGCTGTGTCAGCGGGCGGCGGCGAACATGGCGGAGTTCCTGGTGACGGGGGACCGAAGCCTGTTGCCTTGCCCGGAGGCGCCACCGGACGAGGCCAGCGGCTACGTGGTGCACACGCTGCACGCGGCGTTCTGGGCGCTGACGCAGGGCGATACGTTCCGCGATGTCGTGCTGGCCGGCGTGAACCTTGGCGGCGACGCCGACACGGTGGGCGCCGTGGTGGGGCAGATGGCCGGGCGTCTTTACGGCTATGGCGGTATACCCGAGGAGTGGCGCGCGCGCCTTTACGACCATGACAAGATCAAAACGGCGGCGCAGGACCTGTATGCCCTGCGTCCGATCGACCTGTAA
- a CDS encoding carboxymuconolactone decarboxylase family protein — protein sequence MSLFDEDLFLIGLEQRKATLGAEYVEKNLAAADDFTRPFQEAMTAWCWGFGWGDEVIDAKTRSMMNLSMIGALGKMNEFEIHCRGALNNGVTKEEIRAIVHVVAIYCGVPQGLECFRHARKVLEERGL from the coding sequence ATGAGCCTGTTCGATGAGGACCTGTTTCTGATAGGGCTGGAGCAGAGGAAGGCCACGCTGGGGGCCGAGTATGTGGAAAAGAACCTTGCCGCCGCGGACGATTTCACCCGGCCGTTCCAGGAGGCGATGACCGCCTGGTGCTGGGGATTCGGCTGGGGCGACGAGGTGATCGACGCCAAGACCCGGAGCATGATGAACCTGAGCATGATCGGGGCGCTGGGCAAGATGAACGAATTCGAGATCCACTGTCGCGGGGCGCTGAACAATGGCGTCACCAAGGAGGAGATTCGCGCCATCGTTCATGTCGTGGCGATCTATTGCGGGGTGCCGCAGGGACTGGAATGCTTTCGCCACGCGCGCAAGGTGCTGGAAGAGCGGGGCCTGTGA
- a CDS encoding porin: MKKQLLCTSAIALGVAAAPASAQDWNLDWGGFFQQHIAYADVSVPGGVGAPDFDGIQMFTNAEIIFTPNITLDNGMTFGINVQMEALNSGGGADGIDEAYMSISSDTFGRIDAGYENSAGYKMMVGAPQVGSMAINSPSASAFIPFTGFAGGQFRQAGLSSYTEVAGNNDIARITYYTPSFSGFTAGISYAPGTTGNAANGIANRTAGGTALTDIFDIGVNYSQSFGTTDITLAARWGTGDSNVVGVSDPETWGVGFQVGFSGFTFGAAYAENDNGLAGGATDQEGYSVGVAYDAAGPWTFGLEAYIGEINDGGGLDDHYEYYKLAANRDLGPGVSWTTYLLYGETRNDSVVNGDIDGTAIGTAINLSF, from the coding sequence TTGAAAAAGCAACTTCTCTGCACCAGCGCAATCGCCCTCGGCGTCGCTGCTGCCCCTGCCTCGGCCCAGGACTGGAACCTGGATTGGGGTGGTTTCTTCCAACAGCACATCGCGTATGCCGATGTGAGCGTCCCCGGTGGTGTCGGCGCGCCTGACTTCGACGGCATCCAGATGTTCACGAACGCCGAAATCATCTTCACCCCGAACATCACGCTGGACAACGGCATGACCTTCGGCATCAACGTTCAGATGGAAGCTCTGAACAGCGGTGGTGGTGCAGACGGTATCGACGAAGCGTACATGTCGATCTCGAGCGACACGTTCGGCCGCATCGACGCCGGTTACGAAAACTCGGCCGGTTACAAGATGATGGTTGGCGCACCGCAAGTCGGCTCCATGGCGATCAACTCGCCGTCCGCCTCGGCGTTCATCCCGTTCACCGGGTTCGCAGGTGGTCAGTTCCGTCAAGCCGGTCTGTCGTCCTACACTGAGGTCGCAGGCAACAACGACATCGCGCGTATCACATACTACACGCCGAGCTTCTCGGGCTTCACGGCCGGTATCTCGTATGCTCCGGGTACAACCGGCAACGCTGCCAACGGCATCGCTAACCGCACTGCTGGTGGTACTGCTCTTACCGATATCTTCGACATCGGTGTGAACTACAGCCAGTCCTTCGGCACCACCGACATCACTCTGGCCGCGCGCTGGGGTACCGGTGACAGCAACGTTGTAGGTGTTTCGGATCCCGAAACCTGGGGTGTTGGCTTCCAAGTCGGCTTCAGCGGCTTCACCTTCGGTGCAGCATACGCTGAGAACGACAACGGCCTTGCCGGTGGCGCAACCGACCAAGAAGGTTACAGCGTTGGTGTGGCTTACGACGCGGCTGGTCCCTGGACCTTTGGCCTCGAAGCCTACATCGGTGAAATCAATGATGGCGGCGGTCTCGACGACCACTACGAGTACTACAAACTCGCTGCAAACCGTGACCTGGGACCGGGCGTCAGCTGGACGACCTACCTGCTGTACGGTGAGACCCGTAACGACTCGGTCGTGAACGGCGACATCGACGGCACCGCAATCGGTACCGCGATCAACCTGAGCTTCTAA
- a CDS encoding sulfotransferase domain-containing protein has product MKRSIVWLASYPKSGNTWMRIFLANYLSDSKEPLNINQIQRFGFGDSKPDRYMAAAGRRIDINDPEATLQVRDRVLQGIVANNADVNFVKTHNCRNQAFGHELIPARYTRQAIYILRNPLDMVLSYARHYGMTHEQTVEFIGRTDSANQADATTTWQFLGSWSDHVKDWTQGGAFPVLSLRYEDLLDEPQTHFAKTLEFLGVPVVPDRLERAIRFASFDELKKQEERSGFQEKSPNSERFFAKGQSGQWKDDLDPALVTKVRREHKRMMKKHGYYSV; this is encoded by the coding sequence ATGAAACGAAGTATTGTCTGGTTGGCCTCTTACCCGAAATCCGGCAATACATGGATGCGGATTTTTCTGGCCAATTACCTGTCCGATTCGAAAGAACCTCTTAATATCAACCAGATCCAGCGATTTGGGTTTGGAGACTCGAAACCAGATCGTTACATGGCTGCGGCCGGCAGAAGGATCGACATAAACGATCCTGAAGCAACGCTTCAGGTGCGTGACCGGGTGTTGCAGGGTATCGTGGCAAACAACGCGGACGTGAACTTCGTAAAAACGCACAATTGTCGGAATCAGGCATTCGGTCATGAACTTATTCCGGCGCGATATACCAGACAGGCGATCTACATCCTGCGCAATCCTCTGGATATGGTTTTGTCATACGCCCGGCATTACGGCATGACACATGAGCAGACCGTTGAATTTATCGGCCGGACAGACAGTGCCAATCAGGCAGACGCTACAACCACCTGGCAGTTCCTGGGCAGTTGGAGCGATCACGTCAAGGACTGGACGCAAGGCGGTGCGTTCCCGGTCTTATCGCTGCGCTATGAGGACCTGCTGGATGAGCCCCAGACCCATTTCGCCAAGACGCTCGAGTTCCTGGGTGTGCCGGTCGTGCCTGATCGCCTCGAGCGGGCCATCCGCTTTGCAAGCTTCGATGAACTGAAGAAGCAGGAAGAGCGATCGGGCTTCCAGGAAAAATCCCCGAATTCGGAGCGGTTTTTTGCCAAGGGACAGTCGGGCCAGTGGAAGGACGACCTCGACCCCGCGCTGGTGACGAAGGTGCGGCGGGAGCATAAACGCATGATGAAGAAACACGGATATTACAGTGTCTGA
- a CDS encoding sulfotransferase domain-containing protein, protein MSDLRRIIWLASFPKSGNTWLRSLLAHYFMPPGMAPDINNLRQFTTADIRQDFFDAANGAPFRGKSVEDWLKVRTKALHMIAGSKPGKHFVKTHCTPVRVGPVDLIPPEVTAGALYIMRNPFDVAPSFARHTSAPMDAAITKMCDPENVMGTETGILDALGRWDDHVTRWATVPGMPRHLIRYEDMLDRPAKTMERLLDFLSIKPDRPKLAKAIKATSFAAMKKQEEKHGFTERPAGMKSFFAKGKAGGWKDDLTPAQVGRIREEFAPVLERWYPEMLDETAEFARSA, encoded by the coding sequence GTGTCTGACCTGCGGCGTATCATCTGGCTGGCTTCGTTTCCGAAATCGGGCAACACTTGGCTGCGCAGCCTTCTGGCGCATTACTTCATGCCGCCCGGAATGGCGCCAGATATCAATAACTTGCGCCAGTTCACCACCGCCGATATCCGGCAGGATTTCTTTGACGCCGCCAATGGCGCGCCGTTCCGGGGCAAAAGCGTGGAAGACTGGCTGAAGGTGCGCACCAAGGCGCTGCACATGATCGCGGGATCCAAGCCGGGCAAGCATTTCGTCAAGACGCATTGCACGCCCGTCCGGGTGGGCCCGGTGGACCTGATTCCGCCAGAGGTCACGGCGGGGGCGCTTTACATCATGCGCAATCCCTTCGATGTCGCGCCGTCCTTTGCGCGGCATACATCTGCCCCGATGGATGCCGCGATCACCAAGATGTGCGACCCGGAAAACGTGATGGGTACGGAAACGGGTATTCTGGATGCTCTGGGGCGGTGGGACGACCATGTCACCCGGTGGGCTACGGTGCCTGGAATGCCGCGACACCTGATCCGGTATGAGGACATGCTTGACCGGCCGGCCAAGACGATGGAGCGGTTGCTGGACTTTCTGAGCATCAAGCCCGACCGACCGAAACTGGCCAAAGCGATCAAGGCCACCAGTTTCGCGGCGATGAAGAAGCAGGAAGAAAAACACGGGTTCACCGAACGGCCCGCGGGGATGAAAAGCTTTTTTGCCAAGGGCAAAGCAGGCGGGTGGAAGGACGACCTGACGCCGGCGCAGGTGGGGCGGATCCGCGAAGAATTCGCGCCGGTGCTGGAACGGTGGTATCCCGAGATGCTGGATGAGACCGCCGAATTCGCCAGATCAGCCTGA
- a CDS encoding 3-keto-5-aminohexanoate cleavage protein, whose translation MSDVSGKPCILCCAITGSVPRTSDNPAVPITVTQQVESSHAAVEAGATIIHAHVRNDDESPSSDPERFAALKEGLEKHCPGVVIQFSTGGRSGAGKARGGMLSLRPDMASLSVGSNNFPSRVYENPPDLVDWLAVEMTTYGITPEVEAFDLSHILQAIAKHDAGVLPGQLYVQFVMGVKNAMPADKAVFDFYVNTMQERVPNANWCAAGIGANQIVVNEWAIAAGGHTRAGLEDNIRLDRDTLAPSNAALIARAADLCAKYDRPVATIAQTREILGLRPA comes from the coding sequence ATGTCTGACGTCTCTGGCAAACCCTGCATCCTGTGCTGCGCGATCACCGGCTCCGTGCCCCGCACGTCCGACAATCCGGCGGTGCCGATCACCGTCACCCAACAGGTCGAAAGCAGCCACGCGGCGGTCGAAGCCGGCGCCACGATCATCCACGCCCATGTGCGCAACGACGACGAGTCGCCCTCCTCCGACCCCGAGAGGTTCGCGGCTCTCAAGGAGGGGCTGGAAAAGCACTGCCCCGGCGTCGTGATCCAGTTCTCGACCGGCGGGCGCTCGGGCGCGGGCAAGGCACGGGGCGGGATGCTGTCCTTGCGGCCCGACATGGCCTCGCTCTCGGTCGGCTCCAACAATTTTCCCAGCCGCGTCTACGAAAACCCGCCCGATCTCGTGGACTGGCTCGCGGTCGAGATGACGACATACGGCATCACCCCCGAGGTCGAGGCCTTCGACCTCTCGCATATCCTGCAGGCGATTGCCAAGCACGACGCGGGTGTCCTGCCCGGCCAGCTCTATGTCCAGTTCGTCATGGGCGTGAAGAACGCCATGCCCGCCGACAAGGCGGTGTTCGACTTCTACGTGAACACCATGCAGGAGCGTGTGCCAAACGCCAATTGGTGCGCCGCGGGGATCGGCGCAAATCAGATCGTCGTCAACGAATGGGCCATAGCCGCGGGCGGCCACACTCGTGCAGGGCTGGAAGACAACATACGCCTCGACCGCGACACGCTGGCACCGTCCAACGCTGCACTGATCGCGCGGGCCGCCGATCTCTGTGCAAAATACGACCGGCCCGTCGCCACAATCGCCCAGACGCGCGAAATCTTGGGGCTGCGTCCGGCGTAA
- a CDS encoding YceI family protein, with amino-acid sequence MRIQMLAAALAALPAAAQAEMARYELDPSHTSVYFTIDHVGYAKTLGIFPGIEGSFQYDSETQELGEVTVAIDATSVDTFHDARNEHVRKADFLDVSNHPEITFTANGGAPTSDTEGTVEGELTILGRTQPVTLNVTLNKAEAYPFGHERFVLGLSMDASIQRSDFGMTYGVENGLVGDTVDINIETEAMRMD; translated from the coding sequence ATGCGAATTCAAATGCTGGCCGCAGCCTTGGCCGCCCTGCCCGCCGCCGCCCAGGCCGAGATGGCCCGGTACGAACTCGACCCCAGTCACACCTCGGTCTATTTCACAATTGACCATGTCGGCTATGCCAAGACCCTCGGCATCTTCCCCGGGATCGAAGGCAGTTTTCAATACGACAGCGAAACGCAGGAACTGGGCGAGGTCACCGTGGCCATCGACGCCACAAGCGTCGACACGTTTCACGATGCCCGCAACGAACATGTGCGCAAGGCGGATTTCCTCGACGTGTCCAATCATCCTGAAATCACCTTTACTGCGAATGGCGGCGCACCAACGTCCGACACCGAAGGCACGGTCGAGGGTGAACTGACCATCCTCGGCCGGACACAGCCGGTCACTTTGAATGTCACGTTGAACAAGGCGGAGGCATACCCCTTTGGTCACGAACGCTTCGTGCTCGGGCTGTCGATGGATGCCAGCATCCAGCGTAGCGATTTCGGCATGACCTACGGCGTTGAGAACGGATTGGTGGGAGACACGGTCGACATCAACATCGAGACCGAAGCGATGCGCATGGACTAG
- a CDS encoding endonuclease/exonuclease/phosphatase family protein, whose translation MHRAKGTDGRVDPARVREAIRTDLAPWTPDMLALQEADEECRPHGRILDVAGIAADTGLEYQHDSAALRWGPSSDGFLGTIMFLHPRFDVLYRDVVDLPGHCHRGAVVVEAEADGTAFRVMSMHLSLFQPLRVVQMRILGQYLYRRPEMQTILLGDFNEWRPWGGLMFNSRLLGRGFRGPARRSFPSGRPVLPLDRILTDRAGAVREVETVRTPQLRLASDHLPIRGIVHLDAPK comes from the coding sequence GTGCACCGTGCGAAAGGCACGGATGGACGGGTCGACCCGGCGCGTGTGCGCGAAGCAATACGGACGGACTTGGCGCCGTGGACGCCAGACATGCTGGCGTTGCAGGAGGCAGACGAAGAATGCCGTCCGCATGGCCGGATCCTCGATGTGGCGGGGATCGCGGCGGATACCGGGCTGGAGTACCAGCACGACAGCGCGGCACTGCGCTGGGGACCGTCCAGCGACGGGTTCCTGGGGACGATCATGTTCCTGCATCCACGCTTCGACGTCTTGTATAGAGACGTCGTCGACCTGCCCGGGCATTGTCATCGCGGTGCGGTCGTTGTCGAGGCCGAGGCCGACGGAACGGCATTTCGAGTGATGTCGATGCATCTTTCGTTGTTTCAGCCCCTGCGGGTCGTGCAGATGCGGATCCTTGGGCAATACCTGTATCGCCGCCCCGAGATGCAGACCATCCTGCTGGGCGATTTCAATGAATGGCGCCCCTGGGGCGGGCTGATGTTCAATTCCCGGCTGCTTGGACGCGGGTTTCGCGGACCTGCAAGGCGCAGCTTTCCGTCGGGACGCCCGGTGTTGCCGCTCGACCGGATCCTAACGGACCGGGCCGGCGCTGTGAGGGAGGTCGAAACGGTGCGTACGCCGCAACTTCGGCTTGCCTCGGATCATTTGCCGATCCGGGGTATCGTGCACCTGGACGCGCCGAAATGA
- a CDS encoding CDP-alcohol phosphatidyltransferase family protein, which produces MVDVTPQQNGPGISVRPPMAEFAATVALMGLGLLVLSSTVLSTPLWSIMAFGICVGLVSVGLRGGYPHTVFGLCNTVTLGRAALLSVLFGALFEVNAVSAWVVFWLALVILALDGVDGWLARRSRLKSAFGARFDMETDAALGALLALWLLISGKTGAEILVLGFMRYGFVLAGMFWPALRADLPESMRRKTICVVQIAALIALVFPLLPAGLVTPIAVAAAAVLAMSFAVDTIWLVRHRK; this is translated from the coding sequence ATGGTCGACGTAACCCCACAACAGAATGGTCCCGGGATAAGTGTTCGTCCGCCGATGGCGGAGTTTGCCGCGACAGTGGCGCTGATGGGGCTGGGGCTTTTGGTGCTCTCCAGCACGGTGTTGTCGACGCCGCTGTGGTCCATCATGGCCTTCGGGATTTGCGTCGGACTGGTCTCGGTGGGCTTGCGCGGCGGATATCCCCACACGGTTTTCGGCCTGTGCAATACCGTGACGCTGGGCCGGGCCGCGCTTCTTTCCGTGCTGTTCGGCGCGTTGTTCGAGGTGAATGCGGTGTCGGCCTGGGTGGTCTTCTGGCTGGCACTGGTGATCCTCGCGCTCGACGGTGTCGATGGCTGGCTGGCGCGCCGCTCGCGGTTGAAGTCTGCCTTCGGAGCCCGGTTCGACATGGAAACGGACGCGGCGCTGGGGGCCTTGCTTGCGCTATGGTTGCTGATTTCAGGCAAGACCGGAGCCGAGATCCTGGTCTTGGGATTCATGCGCTATGGCTTCGTGCTGGCAGGTATGTTCTGGCCCGCGCTGCGCGCGGACTTGCCGGAATCGATGCGCCGCAAGACCATCTGCGTGGTGCAGATCGCGGCTCTGATTGCGTTGGTGTTTCCCCTGCTGCCGGCGGGCCTCGTGACACCGATCGCGGTGGCGGCAGCGGCCGTGCTGGCGATGTCATTCGCGGTGGACACGATCTGGTTGGTGCGACACCGCAAATGA
- a CDS encoding sulfatase-like hydrolase/transferase has protein sequence MRRALILISSAGLMLCVLALPNHPGQMSLSGVAYWPIELSVLLFAMLAAGQVRGLATATALALVAVTALKLADMASFAAYNRGFNPVSDLFLVEAGLSLLRDSIGPMRTVLLVLGAFMATAVLFTLLRGGLKAWQRLALPAPARALALVGVLATSGWAVADTGQHLGYWSFAQSPPGSARTTRVAVARIGDARETVAELARFKRAAQDDPMRDIAGVFDQLQGRDVLLIWIESYGRASFDNREYAGTHSATLRAAEADLREAGLAMKSGWLTSPTAGGQSWLAHGALHSGLWTSDNARYSAMIASGQKWLFHFAQAAGYRTAAVMPAITMAWPESAAMGFDLVFEAEDIPYEGAPFNWVTMPDQFTLAAYGDLLAEDPRPDFVQIALISSHAPWTPVPRMLPWEAIGDGSEFSDMAGQGPSPRELWKDRDAVRDAYRRSVDYALQAVFSHVARLGEAAPLVIVAGDHQAAGFVAGSDNKDVPVHMIAPPEVLGFVEAWGWSDGLIPSAAVPVRRMDSFRDDFIRAFTSMEQIAGVRE, from the coding sequence ATGAGGCGGGCGCTGATCCTGATCTCCTCGGCGGGGCTGATGCTGTGCGTGCTGGCGTTGCCCAACCATCCCGGGCAGATGTCATTGTCGGGCGTGGCCTATTGGCCGATCGAGTTGTCGGTTCTGCTGTTCGCCATGTTGGCGGCGGGTCAGGTGCGTGGCCTGGCCACGGCGACAGCCTTGGCGCTGGTCGCGGTGACGGCGCTGAAGCTGGCGGATATGGCGAGTTTTGCGGCCTACAACCGTGGCTTCAATCCAGTGTCGGACCTCTTTCTGGTGGAGGCCGGGTTGAGCCTGCTGAGGGACAGCATAGGGCCGATGCGCACCGTGCTGCTTGTTCTGGGCGCTTTCATGGCGACGGCGGTCCTGTTCACGCTGTTGCGTGGCGGTCTGAAGGCATGGCAACGGCTGGCGCTTCCGGCGCCGGCGAGAGCGCTGGCATTGGTTGGAGTCCTGGCGACGAGCGGTTGGGCGGTCGCCGATACCGGGCAGCACCTGGGCTACTGGTCGTTCGCTCAAAGTCCGCCGGGGTCGGCCCGGACGACCCGGGTTGCCGTTGCGCGGATCGGCGATGCGCGGGAAACCGTGGCGGAACTGGCGCGGTTCAAACGGGCGGCGCAGGACGATCCGATGCGCGACATCGCGGGCGTTTTCGATCAGCTGCAGGGGCGGGACGTGTTGTTGATCTGGATCGAGAGCTATGGGCGCGCGAGTTTCGACAATCGGGAGTACGCAGGCACGCACAGCGCGACGCTGCGCGCCGCTGAAGCGGACCTGCGTGAGGCAGGTCTGGCGATGAAGAGCGGCTGGCTTACCTCGCCCACGGCGGGTGGTCAGAGCTGGCTTGCCCATGGCGCGCTGCACAGCGGATTGTGGACGTCGGACAATGCGCGGTACAGCGCGATGATCGCCAGCGGGCAGAAATGGCTGTTTCACTTCGCCCAGGCGGCGGGATATCGCACCGCCGCGGTCATGCCCGCGATCACGATGGCCTGGCCGGAAAGCGCGGCCATGGGGTTCGACCTTGTCTTCGAGGCCGAGGACATCCCCTACGAGGGCGCGCCGTTCAACTGGGTCACGATGCCCGACCAGTTCACGCTGGCCGCCTATGGCGACCTTCTGGCCGAAGACCCGCGCCCCGATTTCGTGCAGATCGCGTTGATTTCGTCTCATGCGCCGTGGACGCCGGTGCCGCGGATGCTGCCCTGGGAGGCCATCGGCGACGGGTCCGAGTTCAGCGACATGGCGGGGCAGGGTCCGTCCCCGCGAGAGCTGTGGAAGGATCGCGACGCGGTGCGCGATGCGTATCGAAGATCGGTGGATTACGCGCTGCAGGCGGTCTTTTCCCACGTGGCGCGTCTGGGGGAGGCCGCACCGCTGGTCATTGTCGCCGGCGACCATCAAGCGGCGGGGTTCGTGGCGGGCAGCGACAACAAGGACGTGCCGGTACACATGATCGCGCCGCCGGAGGTCTTGGGGTTCGTCGAGGCGTGGGGCTGGAGCGATGGCCTGATCCCGTCCGCCGCCGTGCCGGTGCGCCGGATGGACAGCTTTCGCGACGATTTCATCCGGGCGTTCACGTCGATGGAACAGATTGCAGGTGTCAGGGAATGA
- a CDS encoding lysylphosphatidylglycerol synthase transmembrane domain-containing protein, producing MRAWALKLLASAGLMAAMLWWTDTEEVAGRLAKADWTWLAASLGALTLATVSMARRWQLTARALDIRIGFGVALREYYLAQLINSVLPGGVLGDVGRAVRVRRQADWARAGQSVAAERLMGQVAMFTLLSLGLVGAVIVPGGTVWPGGVWTLLLIMPLLCGVALWVARQFPATRSFPGLIRRLLGHRRIVLHAFFGAGLLVFALYACARATGSVIPAAGLLTVLPLVFCAMLVPLSIAGWGWREGAAAALFPLIGLTSDAGVAMGICYGAMMLIATLPALVLLWAPSASASAAGEAASQ from the coding sequence ATGAGGGCCTGGGCACTGAAACTGCTGGCGTCGGCGGGATTGATGGCGGCGATGCTATGGTGGACGGACACGGAAGAAGTGGCCGGACGCCTGGCCAAGGCGGATTGGACATGGCTGGCGGCAAGTCTCGGGGCCTTGACGCTTGCGACCGTTTCCATGGCCCGCCGCTGGCAACTGACCGCGCGCGCGCTGGATATCCGGATCGGATTTGGCGTCGCGTTGCGGGAGTATTACCTGGCGCAGTTGATCAATTCGGTCCTGCCCGGCGGCGTTCTGGGAGATGTGGGCCGTGCTGTGCGGGTACGCCGTCAAGCCGATTGGGCGCGTGCCGGACAGTCGGTTGCCGCCGAGCGACTGATGGGGCAGGTGGCAATGTTCACCCTGCTGAGCCTTGGTCTGGTCGGTGCCGTGATCGTGCCGGGCGGCACGGTTTGGCCGGGCGGTGTCTGGACCCTTTTGCTGATCATGCCTCTTTTGTGCGGCGTGGCCCTGTGGGTGGCACGGCAATTTCCCGCAACCAGGTCGTTTCCGGGGCTGATCCGGCGGCTGCTCGGGCACCGCAGGATCGTTCTGCATGCATTTTTCGGCGCGGGGCTGTTGGTTTTTGCACTCTACGCCTGCGCGCGGGCCACCGGGTCGGTCATACCGGCCGCCGGCCTGTTGACGGTTCTGCCGCTGGTCTTCTGCGCGATGCTTGTGCCGCTTTCGATTGCCGGCTGGGGATGGCGCGAAGGGGCAGCGGCGGCGCTGTTCCCGCTGATCGGCCTCACGTCCGATGCGGGAGTGGCCATGGGCATCTGCTATGGCGCGATGATGCTGATCGCGACCTTGCCGGCGCTGGTACTTCTTTGGGCGCCGAGTGCGAGCGCATCCGCGGCAGGGGAGGCCGCATCGCAATGA
- a CDS encoding glycosyltransferase family 4 protein produces MTRAVFAIPGDKEQRTGGYIYDATVLRRLNALGHDTAHVQLPDSFPDPSSMDMQKTFDALAAIPRSCPIIVDGLALGALDPAGLCRVAAPIVGMVHHPLGLESGLPADRARRLLDNEAEVLCHVAHVIVPSQHIADTVERELGVARDRLTVAPPGFEQLDEDTRPEPAKAMPPLILSVGLLTPRKGHDVLLKALAQLTDLDWQAEIVGKAHEPETAEKLRAEAAALGLSDRVRFAGEVSEDALRRAYGRASVFALATRYEGYGMVLSEAMQNGLPVVSTRVGAVPETVGEAALLVEPDEPLALAEAIRTLLTSPETARSYACAARDRAASLPDWTHTARVFADVLERIGS; encoded by the coding sequence ATGACCCGCGCCGTTTTCGCCATTCCCGGAGACAAGGAGCAGCGCACCGGAGGGTACATCTATGACGCGACCGTGCTGCGTCGGTTGAACGCTTTGGGGCATGATACCGCGCATGTGCAGTTGCCGGACAGCTTTCCTGACCCATCTTCCATGGACATGCAGAAGACGTTCGATGCCCTGGCGGCGATCCCGCGCTCTTGTCCGATAATTGTGGACGGGCTGGCGCTGGGCGCATTGGATCCGGCAGGACTGTGCCGTGTCGCCGCGCCGATCGTCGGGATGGTGCATCACCCGCTGGGTCTGGAAAGCGGTCTGCCCGCAGACCGCGCCCGACGCCTTCTGGACAACGAGGCGGAGGTGCTGTGTCACGTGGCACATGTGATCGTGCCGAGCCAGCACATCGCGGACACCGTGGAGCGGGAGCTTGGGGTCGCGCGGGACCGCTTGACCGTGGCGCCGCCGGGGTTCGAGCAACTGGACGAGGACACCCGGCCGGAGCCGGCCAAGGCGATGCCACCGTTGATCCTTTCGGTGGGTCTTCTGACGCCGAGGAAAGGGCATGATGTTCTTCTCAAAGCGCTCGCCCAGCTGACCGACCTGGACTGGCAGGCAGAAATCGTCGGCAAGGCGCATGAGCCCGAGACCGCCGAGAAGCTGCGCGCCGAAGCGGCGGCGCTTGGGCTTTCGGATCGCGTGCGGTTCGCCGGGGAGGTGAGCGAAGACGCGTTGCGACGCGCCTATGGCCGCGCAAGCGTGTTTGCCCTTGCGACCCGCTACGAGGGCTACGGCATGGTGTTGAGCGAGGCGATGCAGAACGGTTTGCCGGTCGTCTCGACCCGTGTGGGCGCGGTTCCCGAAACCGTAGGCGAGGCGGCGCTGCTGGTGGAGCCGGACGAGCCCCTGGCACTGGCTGAGGCCATCAGAACCTTGCTGACATCGCCGGAAACCGCCCGAAGCTATGCCTGCGCCGCGCGAGACCGGGCGGCGTCGCTGCCCGACTGGACACATACGGCGCGTGTTTTCGCGGACGTTCTGGAACGGATTGGGTCATGA